Within Sphingobium sp. SCG-1, the genomic segment GCGGACTTCCTCCTCTACGATGCCAAGACGCCCGATGGTGCCGCGCTTCCCGGCGGCATGGGCCTCCGCTTCGACTGGACGCTGCTGCGCGGATTTGCGCCGCCGCTGCCATGGGGCCTGTCCGGCGGTCTCGATCCCGAAAGCGTCGCCGACGCTGTCGCTATTACGGGCGCACCACTTGTCGACGTATCCTCCGGCGTGGAAAGCGCGCCGGGCATCAAGGATGTGGACAAGATAGCCGCCTTCTGCAAAGCGATTTCCTGACCATGACCCAAGAAACACCTCTCGCGAACAGCTTCCGCGCACAGCCCGACGAAACCGGCCACTTCGGCCAGTTCGGCGGCCGCTATGTCGCCGAAACGCTGATGCCGCTCATCCTCGACCTCGACCGCCATTATCGCGCCGCGATGGAAGACCCGGCCTTTCACGAAGAGTTCGACTGGCTGATGAAGCATTATGTCGGACGCCCCAGCCCACTTTATTATGCCGAACGCCTCACCGAAACGCTGCGGGAAAGCGCACCGGAGGGCAAGGGCGCACAGGTCTGGTTCAAGCGCGACGAACTCAATCACACCGGCGCGCACAAGATCAACAATTGCATCGGCCAGATCCTGCTGGCGAAGCGTATGGGCAAGACCCGGATCATCGCCGAAACCGGCGCGGGCCAGCATGGCGTAGCGACTGCAACCGTGGCGGCGCGCTTCGGCCTGCCCTGCGTCATCTACATGGGCGCGCGCGATATCGAGCGGCAGCAGCCCAATGTGTTCCGCATGAAGCTGCTCGGCGCAGAAGTGATCGCCGTGCAGAGCGGCGCGCGGACGCTGAAGGACGCGATGAACGAGGCGCTGCGCGATTGGGTTGCGAATGTGCACGACACTTTCTACATCATCGGCACCGCTGCCGGTCCGCACCCCTACCCCGAACTCGTCCGTGAGTTTCAGTCGGTGATCGGCCGCGAAGCCCGCGAGCAGATTCAGGAACTTGCCGGACGCCTGCCCGACCTGCTCGTTGCGGCGATCGGAGGCGGATCGAATGCCATCGGCCTGTTCCATCCGTTTCTGGACGACAAGAGCGTCAACATGCTGGGCATCGAAGCAGCGGGTCACGGCATCGACAGCGGCGCACATGCGGCCTCGCTCGCGGGCGGCACGCCGGGTATCCTCCACGGCAACAAGACCTTCCTGTTGCAGGACGAAGACGGCCAGATCGCCGAAGCCCACAGCATTTCGGCGGGCCTCGATTATCCCGGCATCGGCCCCGAGCATAGCTGGCTGAAGGACATCGGCCGCGTCCAATATGAATCCGTGACCGACACCGAAGCACTGGACGCGTTCCAGCTTCTCTGCCGCACCGAAGGGATCATTCCCGCTCTGGAACCCAGCCACGCCATCGCTGCCGTGGCCCGCAAGGCGCGCGAGATGGATCGCGACCAGATCATCCTCGCCAACCTGTGCGGTCGCGGCGACAAGGATATCTTCACGGTCGCCGAAGCACTGGGAGTGGAGATGTGAGCGCTCCGGATCGCCTCTCCACTCGCTTCGCCAAGTGCCGGGCGGAAGGTCGTGCCGCGCTCATTACTTTCGTGACAGCCGGTGATCCGACTCCCGGAGACACGGCGGCGATCCTCGACGCGCTGGTCTCGGGCGGTGCGGACATCATCGAACTCGGCATGCCCTTCACCGATCCCATGGCGGACGGCCCGGCCATTCAGCTCGCCAATCTGCGCAGTTTGGGCGCGGGCACGAAGACCGCCGACATCTTCGCCATTGCGGCAGCCTTTCGTCAGCGCCATCCTGAGACTCCGCTTATCCTGATGGGTTATGCCAACCCTATGGTCCGTCGCGGCGCTGATTGGTTCGCGCAGCAGGCCTTGGGCGCGGGCGTAGACGGCGCGATCTGCGTCGATATCCCGCCGGAGGAAGATCAGGAACTGGGTCCGGCCCTGCGCGAAGCCGGGCTGCACCTCGTCCGCCTCGCAACGCCAACGACCGACGATGCACGGCTTCCGGCGGTGCTCGATAGCGCCAGCGGCTTCGTCTATTATGTGTCGGTGGCGGGGATCACCGGCAAGCAACAGGCACAGCAGGCCAGCATCGAAGACGCGGTCAGAAAGCTGAAAGCCTCGACCGACATTCCGGTCGCGGTCGGCTTCGGCGTGCGTACGCCAGAACAGGCGTCCGCTATTGGCCGCGTGGCTGACGGCGTCGTCGTCGGTTCGGCCATTGTCGAGATCGTCGGCACGCATGGAAGTGCAGCGCCGTCCCATGTTCAAACCTATGTCGCGTCGCTTCGTGCAGCCCTCGAAGCGCGGGAGACCGTCGCATGAGCTGGATCAATCGCGTCCGAAATGCCATTCCCTTCATCGCCAAGCGTCAGGAAAGCGCCGACACGCTCTGGCACAAGTGCAGCAGTTGCGGGCAGATGATCTTCACCCGCGAATGGGAAGAGAATCTGTCGGTATGCCCCAAGTGCGATCATCATGGCCGCATCGGCCCGAAGGCACGCTTCGATCAACTGCTGGATCAGGGCTTTACCGTGCTGCCCACGCCCACCGTGCGCGAAGACCCGCTCAAATTTCGTGACTCGAAGAAATATACTGACCGCATCAAGGCCGCCCGCGCTGCGACAGGCGACACCGACGCACTTATCAACGCGCGGGGCGCCATCGACGGCAAGCCGGTCGTGCTGGGCGTCCAGAATTTCGCTTATATGGGCGGATCGATGGGCATGGCTGTCGGTGCCGCCTTCATTCAAGGCGTAGAGGCGGCAATCGAAAGCCGTGCGCCCTATGTCATCTTCACCGCTGCGGGCGGCGCGCGTATGCAGGAAGGGATTTTGTCCCTGATGCAGATGCCCCGCGCCACCGTCGCCATTCGCAAGCTGCACGCGGCGGGCCTTCCCTATATCGTCGTGTTGACAGACCCGACCACGGGCGGCGTCACGGCCAGCTACGCGATGCTGGGCGACATCCAGATTGCGGAACCCAACGCCCTGATCGGCTTTGCAGGCCAGCGCGTCATCGAAAACACCATTCGCGAAAAACTCCCCGAAGGCTTCCAGCGTGCCGAATACCTGCTCGCGCACGGCATGATCGACATGGTCGTTCATCGCCGCGATTTAAAGACAACGTTGGCGCAGGTCGTAAGCTATCTTGCCCCGGCTCAAGCAGCCTAACACCTCTCCTCCCCACGGCAGGACGGCTGAAATTCGCCATGCCCGATAACGCCACCTCCACCAACCCTGCGGTTCAGGCGCAACTGGATCGCCTCTGGTCGTTATCGCCCGGTGCGGACGTGCTGGGGCTGGACCGCATTACGCAACTGCTCGATCGGATCGGCAACCCGCATCTTTCACTGCCGCCCATATTCCATGTGGCGGGCACGAACGGTAAAGGCTCCACCTGCGCATTCCTGCGGGCCGCTCTGGAGGCTGACGGCAAGAGCGTGCATGTCTTTACCTCCCCCCATCTCGTCAGGTTCAATGAGCGCATTCGAATAAATGGCGCACTGATAAGCGACGCGCTACTCGCTAAGTATCTGGAGCGAATTCTCGACCTGGCCGGAGATATCGGGGCGAGCTTCTTTGAGGTCACGACTGCCGCGGCCTTCCTCGCGTTCGCCGATCATCCCGCAGACGCCGCGATCATTGAAGTCGGCCTTGGCGGACGCCTCGACGCCACAAACATCCTGCCTGCGCCCGCCGTATGTGGAATCGCGCAACTCGGTATCGATCATCAATCATTCCTGGGCGATACGCTCGCGGAAATCGCAGCGGAGAAGGCCGGGATCGCCAAGCCTGGAGTGCCGCTCATCACCTCGCGATACGCGGCGGTGGTCGCGTCGATCATCGCGACGGCGGCGGAAACGGCAGAGGCGCCCTATTTTCCGATGGGATCGGACTGGGACGCCGCGGTCTATCGCGATCGCCTGCATTATCGCGACGGCATGGGCAAGATCGAGTTGCCGCTTCCTCGCCTGCCCGGCCCGCATCAACCGATGAACGCCGCGCTTGCGATCGCGATGCTGCGCCATCAGGATGCCGTGCCCGTATCGGAAGCCGCATTGAAGGCCGCGCCGCTTTGGGCGCAATGGCCTGCCCGCTTGCAACGGCTCGATCATGGACCGCTGACAGCGCTCCTCTCCCGAGGCAATGCCCTCTGGCTGGACGGCGGGCATAATGAGGCAGCGGGGGAGATGCTTGCAAAATTTTTGGATGGTTTATCGCCACAGGAAAAGCCTGTGCACTTGATAGTAGGAATGCTGTCCAACAAGGACGTTGCCGCATTTCTTCAGCCCATGCGGGGCAAAATCTCGCACATCTATTCGCTTCCGGTGCCGGGGCATGACCATCATCGCACCGACCGCTTCGAAGCCATTGCTCGGGAATGGGGCATAGTCTCTTCCGCACATGACAATGTGGCGGATGCCCTGGCCGCCGTCGCAGCCAGCGGAGACTCCGCGCCAATTCTCATCGCTGGCTCCCTTTACCTCGCGGGCGATGTGCTTCTCCGAAACGATCAGCTACCGGATTAGCGCGCTTCTCATTATTGCGATTGACTCGCATTATACGATCTATATGCTGCCCCTATCACTGCAGGAGCAGCATGCATGACCTATCAAAGCCCCCGTGCTTCGGCACGGATCAGCCCTCAACTTCAGCGTCCAGTTCTCGATGAACCGGTGCCGCATACGATTGGCAGCCGGCTGTTCCTTTTCGCGATCCGCAGGATGGCCTCCGGCGGCGTCAACGATGCGCACGCGACTAACGCGCTCCTCGGCAGTTTCGGGAAGAGCTACCGCCGACCGCTGATCCTGATGCGGGCGATGATGCTGGAGCTTTCGCGGGTGTCCAACCGTAAGATCATGGTGGCGCCATGCTGCTGCACACGCATCACCAGCGACGAGGCGCGGCTGACGCGAGCTATGGGAGTCGGCCTGCGCGAGCCGCAAAAGGCGTTCGATGACTTGTCGGCACTTCTTGCCAGTCCAGCGGTGCTGGGCGCCCTCACCTGTGCGCAGGCGGTGGCGCAGAGTTACATGGACCTGGGCTGTCCGATCGACCTTTACGGAGCAGACTGAGGCGCGGGTTCTTCGGTGCCCGCTGTCCCGACGCTGGCATCGATCAATCCCGCTCGCATCATCAGCCAGAACAGGACGATCCCCGGCACGGCAAGCGCTGTCGTCAACAGGTAGAAGTCGACATAGCCGAACGCCTCGATCATCGCGCCCGCGCTGGTGCCGGTTAGGAACCGCCCGACTATGCTCGCCGCTGCCGAGATCAGCGCATATTGGGCAGCGGTGAAACGCAGGTCGCAAAGGGCGGAGAAATAGGCGATCACCGTCACACCCCCGATGCCGCTAGCAAAGTTCTCGAATCCGATTGCGCCCGCCATGCCCCAATTATTGTGCCCTGCGGACGCCAGCGCTGCGAAGCTGAAATTGGAAACACCCATCAAGATCAGGCTCAACAATACCGATCGCTTCATCCCCATCCGCGCGTACACTATGCCGCCGACGAAGATGCCGATCAGGTAGGCCCAAAAGCCTATGCCGACGTCGTAGATGGCGATTTCGTCATTCGTGAAGCCGAGATCGTCGAACAGCAGCCGAAACGTCAGGTTGGCGAGTGTGTCGCCGATCTTGTGCAGCAGGATGAACAGCAGGACGAGGAACGCGCCTTTCCGCTGGAAGAACTCGACCAAAGGTCCGGCGATCGACTGCCACACTTCGCCTGTGGCCCGCTTGGCGACGGGATCGCGATGCCTCTCCGGCTCACCCATGATAAGCCCCGTCAGCATGGCCGGAAGCGCGAAGATCGCGCATGCGAGATAGGCCCATTCCCACCCTATGCGGGATGCGAGTACGAGCGCCAGCGCGCCAGCCGCTACCGATCCGATCCGCCACCCATATTGTGTCATTCCCGATCCGACGCCGAGTTCTTCGGGCTTCAGTATTTCGATCCGATAGGCATCGATGACGATGTCGAACGTCGCCCCGGCAAAGCCCACCAGCACAGCGGCATAGGCGGTTGCCAGCAGGCTGGACTTGGGATCGACAAATGCCAGGTTGGCGACTGCCGCCATGACGAACACCCCGGCCAGCAATAGCCAGGACACGCGCTTGCCGAGATGACCGATCAACGGCAGGCGGACTCCATCGACTGCCCAGGCCCACAGCCACTTTAGATTATAGACAAGGAAGGCCAGCGTGAATGCCGTAACGGCCTTCTTGTCTATCCCATCCTGCGCAAGCCGAGTCGTCAGGTTCGCCCCAATCATCGCGAAGGGAAAACCCGACGATATTCCGAGGAAGAACGCCGCTAACGGGGCGGGTTGCGTGTAGGGTCGAAACACATCCGGCACTTTGGCCCGCCAGCCTGCCGACTCGATTACAGTTGTCGCCATTCGCTCGGTCCCCCGCCCGTATCAACTATGCAAAGCTACACAGTTTAATGCGCGGTGACGCGTCATTCGGCAACACGAAACAGGCTCATCCCCGCTGGTGCACGCGGCAGCCGCACTTTTCGGATAACCGCGTCGATCACCTTGATGGCGCTGAGCAAGTCCTTTTGCGAGTAAGGCTTTGCAAGGCAACCATAAGCGATGTCCTGCGCCTCTATCGGACACGCCCCAGTCACGAACAGCACCGGTATAGCCCGCTGGCTGCCAAAAGCGGCGACCTCCACGCCATCTCGCTCGCTGGATAGCTTCACATCAGCAATCACCAGGTCGATTTCCTCGGCCTCGATCAATGCAACGGCAGCTTCGTAGCTGTCGACTGTTCCCACCACCGCATAGCCCGCTTGCGCTAGGAAATGCTCATTATCGAACGCAACCAGAGGTTCGTCCTCGACAACCAGGATGCGGCGGATGACTGGTCCCTTGCGCGCAGACGGCTCTTTCCCGAAAAACATTTGCCGTTTCGCCCCATTTCCGTCATCAGGCCCGCCACCATGGCGAGCATACATAAACGCTCGGCCACGCTCCGCAGTTGCTTGCCCAATGTCGTTTGAGTCTTCAAATTAGCGGCGCGATCGCACAGTTCACCATAACGCACGCGGCTCTGCCGACGAAAGGATTCTCTGTTGCAACCGCCAAAAAAAACGTTTCGCATCGTCGGCCCTGCGCGCGGCCCGCGTCGCCCGCGTGCCGGCGCGCTGAAGACGCCCGGTCCTGCCAATCCACATCCCGCCCGCGCAAAGGCTGCGGCCGGAGGCGACAAGGAGCCACAACGGATCGCAAAGTTGCTGGCACGGGCTGGGATCGCATCCCGACGAGAGATCGAGCGCATGATCGAAGAGGGTCGCATCGCAATCAACGGCGAAGCGGTGACCACACCCGCGACACTGCTGACGAACCTTCAAGGCGTAATCGTCGACGGCAAGCTAGTGGACGCGCCCGAGCCGACACGACTCTTTCTGTTCCATAAACCTTCGGGATATCTGACAACGGAGCGCGATCCAAAGGGCCGCCCGACAATCTATGACCGCCTGCCCGCTGGCTTGCCGCGCGTCATGCCGATCGGGCGGCTCGACATGACTACGGAGGGCCTGTTGCTGCTTACTACCGATGGTGAGTTCAAGCGTCAGATGGAACTCCCTTCCACGGGCGTAGAGCGGAGCTATCGTGCCCGCGCGCATGGCAATGTCAGTCAGGCCCAGCTTGAGGAACTGGTGATGGGCGTGGAAATCGACGGCATTCGCTATGGCCGGATCGAAGCCAATCTGGAACGCCGCACCGGCACTAACCAATGGATTGAAATGACGCTGACGGAGGGAAAGAATCGCGAAGTTCGGCGCGTCCTCGAATATCTTGGTCTTGAAGTGAACCGCCTCATCCGCACGCGATATGGCGTATTCGAATTGACGGACCTTCCGGTCGGCGATGTCTATGAAGTGCGTCAGCACGACCTTGCGCAATTTCGCAAGACGCTGAAGAAATGAGGATCATCGCAGGTCAATGGCGCGGCCGCCCGATCATAGCGCCGAAGGGAGAAGTCACGCGTCCGACGGCCGATCGCACACGCGAAGCGCTATTCTCCATGCTGACGAGCCGCCTAGGCAGCTTTGAGGGTATTGCCGTTGCAGACCTGTTCGCGGGATCAGGTGCGCTGGGATTGGAAGCCCTTTCTCGCGGGGCTGCTACATGCGTCTTCGTGGAGCATGACAAGGCGGCCGTCGATGCCCTGCGGGCCAATTCCGAGAAACTGGGTGTGCGCGCCGACATACGGCAGGCCTCGGCCCTTGCGCTGGGCAGCGCGCCAAAGCCGCTCGACCTTGTAATGATGGACCCCCCTTACGAAACGGGAGCAGGAGCAGTCGCGCTCGACAAGCTGTCGCGTCTCGGGTGGATAGGACCAGCGACTTGGGTCAGCATCGAAACATCGAGGCGTGAGAATATAGATGTGAAGGGTTTCGAAGCGGAAACGGTACGCGACATAGGCAAAGCGCGCATCCATCTTATGCGGCTGAGCGACACCTGAAACCGCGCGAAAGAGGGGGCGAGCATAAGCCCGCCCCCTCTTATCCTTTTGACAAAATTATCTGCGCCTTTTCGCCTTACGGGCGTCAGAGGGATTGATGCAGCTATCCTGTACCGTCTTACTGCAAACCGGATAATCTGTCCGCGGAGCGGGCGGCGGCGCTGCATCCATGGTCGCGGGTGGCGCTGGCGGCGTAGGCGGAGTAGCGGAGTCGGCGGGCGCCATACCTGGATTCACTGGTGCTTCGGGTGCAGCGGGGGCAGTGCTGGGGTCTGACGGGGGCATCTGCCCCGTCTGCGGCATCTGCTGTGCGCTCATGTCATTGGGCGGTGCGGGCGGTTGCGGCTGCGCTTCCCCCGCGGGAGGAGCCGCAGGTGCAGTCTGCCCTGCATCTTGTGCAATTGCAGGCGCGGCAAGTGCCAGGGCCGCCGTACTCAGCAGGATGGACAATCTCATGACATATCTCCTTTTGTAGTTTTGATACGATGCAGGAACAACCAGTCATTAATGGAGCCGTTCCGCTTCAGTAATTTTTGCACGACCAGACGTGCAGCAGCAGACGTGAACGGAAAGTACAGCATTGGCGCTTGCCCCACTCTGTTCCGTTCCCTAATTGTTCGGCATGACATCGGCTATCGACATGAATTCTCGAGATTACGATCCGCCCTACATGCGCGGCTTGAATGAACCGCAGCGTCAGGCCGTTTTGACAACGGAGGGACCCGTGCTGGTTCTGGCGGGCGCGGGAACCGGCAAAACAGCGGCTCTTACCGCGCGGCTCGCTCACCTGATCGCGACGCGCAAGGCATATCCGTCAGAGATTCTGGCGGTAACGTTCACGAACAAGGCAGCCCGCGAGATGAAGGAGCGTGTCGCCCGGATGATGGGCGGCACGATGGAGGGGCTGCCCTGGCTTGGCACCTTTCACGCAATTGGCGCGAAGATGCTGCGCCGCCATGCCGAGTTGGTCGGCCTGCAAAGCAACTTCACGATCCTCGACACCGACGACCAGCTCCGGCTGATGAAGCAGTTGATCCAGGCGGAGGGAATCGACGAGAAGCGATGGCCCGCGCGGCAGCTTGGCGGTTTAATCGATAGCTGGAAGAACAAGGGCCTAACGCCTCGCGACATCGACGCGGGCGAGAGCGAAGCTTATGCCAATGGCAAGGGACAGCAGCTTTATGCGGCCTATCAGGCACGCCTGCTCGCTCTCAACGCCTGCGACTTCGGCGATTTGCTGCTCCATGTTCTGACACTGCTCAAGACCGACCGCGAAGTGCTCGCCAGCTATCAGCAGCGCTTCCGCTACATCATGGTCGACGAATATCAGGACACCAACAGCAGCCAGTATCTCTGGCTCCGCCTGCTCGCGCAGGAGCGCAAGAACATCTGCTGCGTCGGAGACGACGACCAGAGCATCTACAGTTGGCGCGGCGCACAGGTCGAGAACATCCTGAAGTTCGAGAAGGACTTTCCCGGCGCGAAGATCGTCAAGCTGGAGCAGAATTACCGCTCCACGCCCCACATCCTCGCCGCAGCGTCCGGTGTCATTGCGGAAAATGGTGGGCGCCTCGGCAAGACACTATGGACCGATGAACAGCAGGGCGAGAAGGTCCAGGTCATGGGCGTATGGGACGGGCCGGAGGAAGCCCGCCGCGTTGGAGACGAGATCGAGAACCATCAGCGCGCTGGCGGCACACTGGATGATGTCGCGATCCTCGTCCGCGCCCAGCATCAAACCCGCGAATTCGAAGATCGCTTCATCCAGATCGGCTTGCCCTATAAGATCATAGGCGGCTTCCGCTTTTACGAACGCGCCGAAATCCGCGATGCCCTCGCCTATCTCCGCCTTGTCAATCAACCTTCCGACGATCTGGCCTTCGAACGCATAGTCAACGTTCCCAAGCGCGGCCTTGGCGACAAGGCTGTCGAGAAGATCCATCGCCTCGCCCGTGCCGAAGGCGTTCCCCTGACGATCGCCGCCGCGCGCATTATCGATAGCGATGAACTAACCCCGCAGGCCCGCCGTGCACTCGGCAATTTCGTGGGTGACCTCGCCCGCTGGCGCGACAAGGCCACGCAGTTGCCACATCCCGAACTCGCGCGCCAAATCCTCGACGAAAGCGGCTACACCGCCGTGCTTCAGGCGGAACGGTCCACCGAAGCCGCAGGCCGCCTTGAGAACCTGACGGAACTCGTCCGCGCGATGGAGGAATATGAAACTCTCGGCGCATTCCTTGAGCATGTCAGCCTCGTCATGGACAATGAAGCGCAGGCGGACAGTCAGAAGGTCACCATCATGACCATCCACGCCGCAAAAGGGCTGGAATATGACACGGTGTTCCTGGTCGGATGGGAGGAAGGCATCTTCCCCTCCCAACGCGCGCTGGATGAAGGCGGCGTCGCCTCTCTGGAAGAGGAACGCCGCCTCGCCTATGTCGCTATTACCCGCGCACGCCGGAAGTGCATCATACTGCACGCTGCCAATCGGCGCATCTATGGCCAGTGGACAAGTTCCATCCCCAGCCGCTTCGTCGGCGAATTGCCCAAGGCACATATCGCGGAGGAAAGCAGCCTGAGCGGAGGCGCATCGCTTTGGCGCGCCAACTGGTCCGAACGCGACGATCCCTTCGCGGATGTCGTACGTGGCACCGGGCGCGGTCCTGGATGGCAGCGCGCCGTTTCCGGCGGGCAGTTCACGCGCGAACCGACCCGTATCGTCGAAGCGCGCACGTCCGCCGTATCGATCGGCAACAAGGGACGCAGCGACATCAGCGTGGGCCTGCGCGTTTTCCATCAAAAGTTCGGTTATGGAACAGTCGCCGAGATCGAAGGCAACAAGCTGGAGATCGACTTCGAAACCGCCGGCCGCAAGCGCGTCATGGACAGCTTCGTCAGCCTCTCCTGACGGCTCAGTCCAGTTGATCGAATAAGGATGTGGATGAAGTGGAGGCCATTCGCGCCGCATTCAGACGGGTTTGCGGCGTGTAGCCCAGAACGCGGCGTTCTTCCGGACTCTTCGCGTCGTAGTTTTCGGCGAGTGTCTTGCCATAGCTCGCCAACGTCGCAACCGACATGCCGCTGGACAGCGCGCTGGTCAGAACGTCGCGCTCCCGTGCCTTCATCTCGCTCCGCGCTGCGGCCTGTTCCTCATGTGAGAACTTGCCGCCCTCATTCAGAACAATCGAGGCAAGTGCACGTCCTGACAACGCGTTCACTTCGGCATCCTTTTTGCCGGACGCATATTGCTTGTCCAGAGCAGCCCGGGTTTCCTGCGCCAGGGCGCCGAACTCCTTTGCCCGATCCGCCTGATTAGCTTGCGCCAACAGGCCCGAAGCAGAGATTGTTGCTGAGTCCGCTGAGTTGCCCGCGGCCTTTTCCTTAGCCGCCTGTGCAATCGCCAAACGCGCCTGGGTGGCCGTAATCGCGCTACTGCCCGTGGACGTTGAACCGTTCGTCAAAGTGGAC encodes:
- a CDS encoding ATP-dependent helicase, whose translation is MNSRDYDPPYMRGLNEPQRQAVLTTEGPVLVLAGAGTGKTAALTARLAHLIATRKAYPSEILAVTFTNKAAREMKERVARMMGGTMEGLPWLGTFHAIGAKMLRRHAELVGLQSNFTILDTDDQLRLMKQLIQAEGIDEKRWPARQLGGLIDSWKNKGLTPRDIDAGESEAYANGKGQQLYAAYQARLLALNACDFGDLLLHVLTLLKTDREVLASYQQRFRYIMVDEYQDTNSSQYLWLRLLAQERKNICCVGDDDQSIYSWRGAQVENILKFEKDFPGAKIVKLEQNYRSTPHILAAASGVIAENGGRLGKTLWTDEQQGEKVQVMGVWDGPEEARRVGDEIENHQRAGGTLDDVAILVRAQHQTREFEDRFIQIGLPYKIIGGFRFYERAEIRDALAYLRLVNQPSDDLAFERIVNVPKRGLGDKAVEKIHRLARAEGVPLTIAAARIIDSDELTPQARRALGNFVGDLARWRDKATQLPHPELARQILDESGYTAVLQAERSTEAAGRLENLTELVRAMEEYETLGAFLEHVSLVMDNEAQADSQKVTIMTIHAAKGLEYDTVFLVGWEEGIFPSQRALDEGGVASLEEERRLAYVAITRARRKCIILHAANRRIYGQWTSSIPSRFVGELPKAHIAEESSLSGGASLWRANWSERDDPFADVVRGTGRGPGWQRAVSGGQFTREPTRIVEARTSAVSIGNKGRSDISVGLRVFHQKFGYGTVAEIEGNKLEIDFETAGRKRVMDSFVSLS